The Rana temporaria chromosome 4, aRanTem1.1, whole genome shotgun sequence genome contains a region encoding:
- the SESN1 gene encoding sestrin-1 codes for MRLSPRASVPVPEIMCSRCRGVCSNKAQEMAVRIPRPLGQGPSRFIPEEEILQVGNENSNMHSVFADVFADLGRLDNITLLMVFHPQYLESFLKTQHYLLQMDGPLPAYYQHYIGIMAAARHQCTYLVNLHVNDFIHSGGDQKWLNGLDNAPQKLRNLGELNKLLAHRPWLITKEHIEQLLKTGEHSWSLAELIHAVVLLAHYHSLASFTFGCGISPEIHNDGGHTFRPPSVSNYCICDITNGNHGGNESHQTTGSMGLDSSCEVEVLMEKMKQLQECKDEEEASQEEMATRFEREKTESMLAFAIDEDPPPAREVSRHFEDTSYGYKDFSRRGMHVPTFRVQDYSWEDHGYSLVNRLYPDVGQLLDEKFHMAYNLTYNTMAMHNDVDTSTLRRAIWNYVHCMFGIRYDDYDYGEINQLLDRSFKVYIKNVVCSPQKTTKRMYDSFWRQFKHSEKVHVNLLLMEARMQAELLYALRAITWYMT; via the exons GAAATGGCAGTCCGAATCCCTCGCCCCTTAGGACAAGGTCCCAGCAGATTCATCCCTGAAGAAGAG ATTCTACAAGTGGGGAATGAAAATTCAAATATGCATTCAGTATTTGCCGATGTGTTTGCTGACTTGGGCCGCCTGGATAACATAACCCTTCTGATGGTGTTCCACCCCCAGTATttagagagtttcctgaaaacacaACATTACTTGTTGCAGATGGATGGTCCCTTACCTGCCTATTATCAGCACTACATAGGGATCATG gCAGCAGCCAGGCATCAGTGCACCTACCTGGTTAACCTGCACGTCAATGACTTTATCCATAGTGGAGGGGaccagaagtggttaaatggccttGACAATGCTCCACAGAAGCTACGTAACCTAGGAGAACTAAATAAGCTACTGGCACACAGACCTTGGCTGATCACAAAAGAACACATTGAG CAACTGCTGAAAACAGGAGAGCACAGCTGGTCCCTAGCGGAGCTGATCCATGCTGTAGTCCTTCTTGCACACTACCACTCCTTGGCTTCTTTTACGTTTGGCTGTGGAATAAGTCCAGAAATTCACAATGATGGAGGCCACACATTCCGTCCCCCTTCCGTCAGCAACTACTGCATCTGTGACATAACAAATGGCAATCATGGGGGGAATGAGAGCCACCAGACAACAGGAAGTATG GGCTTAGATTCTTCTTGTGAAGTTGAAGTTTTGATGGAGAAGATGAAGCAGCTCCAAGAATGTAAAGATGAAGAGGAGGCAAGCCAGGAAGAAATGGCCACGCGCTTTGAGCGAGAGAAGACCGAAAGCATGCTGGCTTTTGCTATAG ATGAGGACCCTCCGCCAGCACGAGAAGTCTCCAGACATTTTGAAGACACAAGCTATGGTTACAAGGACTTTTCTCGGCGTGGAATGCATGTTCCCACCTTTCGAGTGCAG GATTATAGCTGGGAAGACCATGGTTACTCCTTAGTTAATCGTCTTTATCCAGATGTTGGGCAGCTACTTGATGAGAAATTTCACATGGCATATAATCTCACATATAACACGATGGCCATGCACAACGATGTAGATACCTCAACGCTAAGACGGGCCATATGGAATTATGTACATTGTATGTTTGGAATAAG ATATGATGATTATGACTATGGAGAAATAAACCAATTATTGGACCGAAGCTTTAAAGTTTACATAAAAAATGTGGTGTGTAGTCCACAAAAGACGACAAAACGAATGTATGATAGTTTCTGGAGGCAGTTCAAACATTCTGAGAAG GTCCATGTTAATTTGCTTCTTATGGAAGCGAGGATGCAAGCTGAACTACTGTATGCTCTGCGAGCAATCACCTGGTATATGACCTGA